In the Clostridium cellulovorans 743B genome, ATAATATATTTCCGATAAATATATTTTATAAGTCCATATATAAAATATACTTTTATCAAACTTTAAGCATGCTTATTTCATCAGGAGTTAGTATAAACAAAAGTATTTGGATATTGACAGAAATAAGTAAAAATACTCCAATCGAGAAAAACGTATCTAAGATGAATGAGAATTTTCAATATAGCGCTAGTGTCAGCGACAGTATGAAAATATCGAAGCTCTGTTCAGATATTTGTTATCAGTTGATCTCTTCTGGGGAAGAAAGTGGCAACCTGGATAATATACTTATGAAGTGTTATAAGATAATGCAAGAAAGTTTTGAAGATAAGTTAAAAAAAATATTAGCATTGATTGCGCCTGCTTCAATAATTTTTTTAGCATCAATAATATTAAGTGTTTTAACTTCTGTACTAACACCGATGTTTGAAGTGATGAATAATATTTAAAATATAAAATACAGAACATTAAAAATGTGGAACTAGTGTTGAGATTATTAAGAGTGCATTTAGGTAAAAAAATCTTATATATAAGGAGCAATAATGAAAAAAGGATTCACGCTAATTGAGGTATTAATAACTTTAAGTATCCTAGCTATAATATCAGCCATCGCTATACCTAATTATAACTACATAAAGGAAAAAGTGCACAATCATACCTTAATTACTAAGTCAATGATGTTAACAGAAAGTATTCTTACAAACTATAAATTGAATAGGGATATGACAAAAACACAGTTGCAGAATACTGTAAATGAAGTTTCGAAGGATATTATTATAGAAAATGTAGACTACAATTCTATTAATAAAATAGCTGATGTTGATTATAAAGTAGATGGTGAAAATTACAATCTAAACTTTGAATTAAGAAAAAATACTATAGTTATAGAGGATGAAGATGGAAAAGAAGTATTTAAGAGCTAAAAGGGCATACACCTTAATAGAGGTGCTTTTAGCAATAACTATTATGTCAGTTATAACTTTAATGTCTTTCAATTTCTATAATCATCAAATAAAGATGATTAAAGAAATAGAGGATGAGTTTGGAAAGAAGGATTTAATTACTTATGTATATAGTTGTAAAAGTTACTGTTTAGAAAATCAAATTGGATGCACAATTATGATTAATCCTTGGGAATCTAGAAAGTTGATGTTTATAGATGGATATGAAATAGTTAGTAATTACGCTTTGCCCAAAGGACAAGAATTTATATGTACCGTTTTTGGCAATAATAGCTCGTTAATGATATCTAAGGAAGGGAAATTTTTAACTTCTGGTAGAATAGTCTATAAAAACTCAAGAAATAAACAAGAAAAGTTAATTATTAATGTTAATGAGAGGGATATATATTTTGAAGAATAAAGGAAATTTTATGATTGAAGCATTGATTGCAGTTGCTGCTTTTGCGATATATTCCTTGGTCATTTTTAATATGCTGGTAAAGAATA is a window encoding:
- a CDS encoding prepilin-type N-terminal cleavage/methylation domain-containing protein encodes the protein MKKGFTLIEVLITLSILAIISAIAIPNYNYIKEKVHNHTLITKSMMLTESILTNYKLNRDMTKTQLQNTVNEVSKDIIIENVDYNSINKIADVDYKVDGENYNLNFELRKNTIVIEDEDGKEVFKS
- a CDS encoding prepilin-type N-terminal cleavage/methylation domain-containing protein, which translates into the protein MEKKYLRAKRAYTLIEVLLAITIMSVITLMSFNFYNHQIKMIKEIEDEFGKKDLITYVYSCKSYCLENQIGCTIMINPWESRKLMFIDGYEIVSNYALPKGQEFICTVFGNNSSLMISKEGKFLTSGRIVYKNSRNKQEKLIINVNERDIYFEE